The segment GGGAAATCGCCCGGCACCGCCCGCAGCTCGTCGGCGCTGAAGTAAGCGACGTCGAGCCCCCAGCGCGCAGCCAAATCGTCGATGGCGGGCTCGCCCCGCTTCACGTCGATGGTGGCGATCCCGCTTAGGGCCGCGCGCGGGCAGCGCGCCTCGCTCAAAACGCCTTCCACCTGATCGCGCAGCACCTCGGCGCCAACCCCCCGCCGGCAGCCCACGCCCAGCGTGATGCAGCGCGGCACCAGATGGAGCGTGCGGGGAAAGGGACGCCGCCCCGTGTGCCAGTCGAGGCGCACCCCCACGTCCGCAGCCGCGCCGTCTGCGAGGGAAAACCCCGCGGGCACGTCGCCGATAAGCGGGAAGGCCGACGAAAGGCCAACCGGCGCGCCTTCGAGCAGCGCGGCCGAAACTTCTTTGGCCCGCGCGCGCTCCATGATGGAGAACCCCTCCCGGGCCGCCCATTCGTCGATCGCGAACACGCCGTTCACATCGGTCGCGGTCGATACGACGGCGCATCCCCCCGTCTCCTGCGCCAAAAACCGCGCGAGGTCGTTCGCGCCGCCCACATGGCCGGACAGCAGCGGGATGCAGAACGAGCCCCGCTCGTCGAGCACGACCACCGCGGGATCGGTCAGCTTGTCGGCGACCAGCGGCGCGATGGCGCGGACCGCGATGCCGCAGGCGGATACGAACACCAGCGCATCGCATGAGCGGAATCGCTCCGAGGCCCACGCGGCCAGGGACTCGAACGGCTCAACGCCCGCCTCGCGCGCGAACCGCACAGGGCCCGACACCGAAACCTCGTCAGCGACGCCCTGCGCCTCGACCGCACGGGCCAGCGATCGGGCCAGGTCGCACCCCGCGCGCGTGAATCCGACGAACGCAGCCTTCCTCATCGGCCGCCCGCCTCGGACGAAGGCTGCGCGGAGGCGTCGGCCAGCGGCAAGGCACCGCCTGCGCCCTTCTCGGCCGTTCGGAACCCGTGGGAAAACCCGGGATGGTACAGAAGCGACCGGTCGTATTCGTCTCCCAGAAAGCGCCCCACCAGCACGAGCGCCGTCTTCGAGACGCCGGCATCGCGAGCCGTTTCCGCAAGCGTGCCCGCCGTGCAGCGCAAGACGATCTCATCGGGCCAGGTCGCTTTGTAAACGATGGCGGCGGGCGTCGAGGGGTCGACACCGCCTTCCCTCAGATCGGCCTCGACGTTGGAAAGCAGGCCCGCCGACAGGAACAGGGCCAGCGTGCACCCGTGCTTCGCCATCGAGGAGAGCCGTTCGCCCTCGGGTACCGGCGTGCGCCCCTCGGCACGCGTGACGATGAGCGATTGGGAGACGCCCGGAAGGGTGAACTCGGCCCCCAGGGCGGCAGCGGCCCCGAACAGCGACGACACCCCCGGCGTCACGTCGTAGGGGATCCCCCGGCGATCGAGCTCGTCCATCTGCTCGCGGATGGCGCCGTACAGCGCGGGGTCGCCCGTGTGCAGCCGCACCGTGGACCACCCCTTCTCCTCGGCGTCCTCCATGGCGGAAACGACCTCTTCGAGGGTCATCGACGCCGAGTCCATCACCGTGCACGACGGGCCCGTCAGATCGAGCAGCTCGGGATTGACCAGGGACCCGGCATAGATCACCAGATCGGCCTCGGCAAGGAGCCGCGCACCGCGCACCGTCACCAGATCGGCCGCGCCCGGCCCCGCTCCCACGAAACGAATCATGCGCCTTCCTTTCCCGAATCCCCGGCATCCGCCTCGGCGGCGCCGTCCGCTCCCGTGCGCGGAAATGCCGCAGCCGCCAGATCGCGCGCACCGTCCGACTCTCCCAGCAGCCCCTGCGCCGACGAGAAGAACATCAGCTCCGCGCGAACGCGGGAACCGACCCGCTTGCGCAGGTGGTAGGTCATGCGCGCAGTGATAGACGCCATGACCTGCGCGCGGATGCCCAGCTCGTCGAGGATTCCGATCGCCTCGTCGACCGTGACGCAGTCCATGATGCGCGCGACGGCCTCGGACGGCGCTTCGGCGAGGGCCGCATGGGCGGCCAGCACCTCGCCGCGCCCGTCCACGCATCTGGAATGCGTGTTCATCGCCCCCGCTGCGAGTTTCACGAGCTTTCCCGCATGGCCCACCAGCAGAACCGACTCGAACCCGACCTGCACCGCGTAGTCGAGCGCCGCACCCAGGTAGTTCGAGCACTGAACGCATTCGGAAAAGTCGATGCCCAAACCGCTGCGCGCGAAATCGCGTCCGTAGTTCCCGGGGACCAGCAGCAAGGAGCGCTTTCCCGCCGCTCGCCGCACCCGCATCTCCAGCTGGATGGACGCCACGAGGGCCTCCTCGCTCATGGGCCTCACCACGCCCGTCGTCCCCAGGATGGATATGCCGCCCTCGATTCCCAGACGGGGGTTGAAGGTCTTGAGCGCGATGCGCCTTCCCTCGGGAACCGACACGAGCACCGAGACGCCGCCCGTCGCCCCCGCCGATCGCTGCGCGGCGCGCGCCTCGCGGGCGATCATCTCGCGCGGGACCCGGTTGATGGCGGCCTGGCCGACCGGCTGGTCGAGCCCGGGGCGCGTCACGCGGCCCACCCCTTCGCCGCCCTCCACCGCCACGCCCGGCGTTTCGGAGCGCTCCACGCGGGCGAACACCAGCGCGCCGTCGGTCGCGTCGGGGTCGTCGCCCGAGAACTTCCTCACGGCGCAGCGCGCCCATCCCGGACCCGACTCCGCGCATTCGACTTCGACCCGTATGTCGAAGCCGGCTGGGACCTCGATGGTGACGGCGGCGGGAAACACCCCCGTGAACAGCGCCTCGGCAGCTGCGCGGGTAGCGGCGGCGGCGCAGGTCCCCGTCGTGTAGCCGCAGCGCAGGCGCTTCTGCCCCACATCGATGTAGTGCTCCCACACCGCGCGGGCGTCCTCGGCCGCAAGCCCCTCGGGCTTTGAGCGGCCGCGCGGGCGGGCGAGGTCCTTCAGGTCGGAGAAGCGGTCGTACACCATGCGCGTGCCCTCGTCGCGCACATGGGGCAAGAAGCAGTCGGTGCAGACCTTCACGCCCTTGTCGTTGTACCTGAACCGACCGCCGCACGCGTCTCCCAGCGCATAGAGCGGGCAGTAGCAGAACAGGCAGTTGAAATCCTCGGGGGCCAGCCCCTCGTGGCAGGGGAAGTACGGACATGCCGTATGCGCGAAGAAGGGATAGGCCGAGGCGGGAGAATCCGCGCGCGAGGCGCGAGACACGCCGTTGTCTTTTCCGATGCGATCCGTCACGAAACCCCTTCGATACGCTTGCAGCCACCCTCCCATCATAGCAAGCGCCGGGCGGATTCGCCTTATTTCCCGTCGATACCACGACCCGCTCATACCGGGGCGGCTCATTGGCTATCATGGATGCAGAACCGATTCCGCAAGGAGCCGCATGATCGCCGACGAAGCATCCGCATACCGAGCCGCCCACGAGCGCTGGGCCTCCATAGCGCACCCCCTGGGCGGCCTGGGGACGCTCGAGGAGACCATCGCGCGCATCGCCCGGCTGAAGCGCACGACCGACTTTCGGCTGGATCGCCGCGCCGTCGTCGTCATGTGCGCCGACAACGGCGTGGTGGCCGAAGGCGTCAGCCAGTCGGGCTGTGAAACGACCTCCGTCATCGCGCAAGCCCTGGCAGCGGGAACCTCGTCGGTGTGCCTTCTGGCCAGAAGCGCCCGAGCCCGCGTCGTCGCCGCCGACGTGGGGATGGCGATCCCCGTCGACGACGAGCGACTCGTCTCAGCCGCCGTCGCACGCGGAACGCACAACATCGCCGAAGGCCCCGCGATGACCGAAGCCGAGTTCTCCCGCGCGCTCGAGGCGGGCGGGCGCATCATGGCCCGCGTCGCGCGGCAGGGCTGCGACATCGTCTGCTTGGGCGAGATGGGCATCGGCAACACCACCACGGCCACAGCCGTGGCCTGCGCCCTGCTGGGGCTCGACCCCGATCACGCCACGGGGCCGGGGGCCGGGCTGCCGCAAGATGCCCTCGCGCGCAAGGCCGACGCGGTGAGGCGCGCGCTTGCGGCCAACGGCTTTCCCGTCGGGCAGAGCGTCGGGTCGGACGCGCGCGGCGACGAGGGCCGAAACGCGCAGCGGGCGCTGCGGTGCCTGGGCGGATTCGACCTCGTCGCCATGGCGGGAGCCGCGATCGAGGCCCGCAGGCTGCGCGTACCCGTCGTCGTCGACGGGATGGTCGGGCAGGCCTCCGCGCTTGCGGCCCTGCTCATGGACCCCGCAACCGCCGACGCGCTCGTCCTCTCGCACGTATCGAGCGAGCCCGCCAGCCGCTCTTTGTGCGACGCGCTGGGACAGCGTATCGGAGACGCGCCCGCGATCTGCGCGGGCATGCATCTCGGAGAGGGCGCCGGTGCAGTCTGCATGCTGGGGCTGCTCGACGCCGCCTTCGAGCTGTTCTCCCGCGGGACCACGTTCGGAGAGCTGGATATGGAAGCCTACCGGGACCACCGCCTATGCTGATACTCGTAACCGGCGGCGCGGCCAGCGGCAAAAGCGCGTTCGCCGAAAAGCTCGCCGCGCACCGCCCGCATCCGCGCTACTACCTCGCGACCATGTCGCCCGAGGGCACAGCCGCGCAGGAGAAGATCGAGCGCCACCGCTCCCTAAGGGCCGGGCGCGGCTTCCGCGTGATCGAGAGGGAGCGCGACCTGTCGTCGCTCGAACTGCCCGCCGACGCCCGCACCGGCACCGTTCTCGTCGAGGACCTGGGAAACCTCGTCGCCAACGAGCTGTTTTCCCCCGAGGTGCGCTCATGCCCGACCGAAGAGGACGCCTTCTTCGCCGCGCAGCGCGCCGCAGACGGCGTGTTTCACCTGGCCGGCCAGTGCGCGCAGCTCATCGCCGTCACCATCGAGTCGGGGCTGGGCGCGCCC is part of the Berryella intestinalis genome and harbors:
- the cobM gene encoding precorrin-4 C(11)-methyltransferase, with the protein product MIRFVGAGPGAADLVTVRGARLLAEADLVIYAGSLVNPELLDLTGPSCTVMDSASMTLEEVVSAMEDAEEKGWSTVRLHTGDPALYGAIREQMDELDRRGIPYDVTPGVSSLFGAAAALGAEFTLPGVSQSLIVTRAEGRTPVPEGERLSSMAKHGCTLALFLSAGLLSNVEADLREGGVDPSTPAAIVYKATWPDEIVLRCTAGTLAETARDAGVSKTALVLVGRFLGDEYDRSLLYHPGFSHGFRTAEKGAGGALPLADASAQPSSEAGGR
- a CDS encoding nicotinate-nucleotide--dimethylbenzimidazole phosphoribosyltransferase, which produces MIADEASAYRAAHERWASIAHPLGGLGTLEETIARIARLKRTTDFRLDRRAVVVMCADNGVVAEGVSQSGCETTSVIAQALAAGTSSVCLLARSARARVVAADVGMAIPVDDERLVSAAVARGTHNIAEGPAMTEAEFSRALEAGGRIMARVARQGCDIVCLGEMGIGNTTTATAVACALLGLDPDHATGPGAGLPQDALARKADAVRRALAANGFPVGQSVGSDARGDEGRNAQRALRCLGGFDLVAMAGAAIEARRLRVPVVVDGMVGQASALAALLMDPATADALVLSHVSSEPASRSLCDALGQRIGDAPAICAGMHLGEGAGAVCMLGLLDAAFELFSRGTTFGELDMEAYRDHRLC
- the cbiD gene encoding cobalt-precorrin-5B (C(1))-methyltransferase CbiD, yielding MTDRIGKDNGVSRASRADSPASAYPFFAHTACPYFPCHEGLAPEDFNCLFCYCPLYALGDACGGRFRYNDKGVKVCTDCFLPHVRDEGTRMVYDRFSDLKDLARPRGRSKPEGLAAEDARAVWEHYIDVGQKRLRCGYTTGTCAAAATRAAAEALFTGVFPAAVTIEVPAGFDIRVEVECAESGPGWARCAVRKFSGDDPDATDGALVFARVERSETPGVAVEGGEGVGRVTRPGLDQPVGQAAINRVPREMIAREARAAQRSAGATGGVSVLVSVPEGRRIALKTFNPRLGIEGGISILGTTGVVRPMSEEALVASIQLEMRVRRAAGKRSLLLVPGNYGRDFARSGLGIDFSECVQCSNYLGAALDYAVQVGFESVLLVGHAGKLVKLAAGAMNTHSRCVDGRGEVLAAHAALAEAPSEAVARIMDCVTVDEAIGILDELGIRAQVMASITARMTYHLRKRVGSRVRAELMFFSSAQGLLGESDGARDLAAAAFPRTGADGAAEADAGDSGKEGA
- a CDS encoding bifunctional adenosylcobinamide kinase/adenosylcobinamide-phosphate guanylyltransferase, which codes for MLILVTGGAASGKSAFAEKLAAHRPHPRYYLATMSPEGTAAQEKIERHRSLRAGRGFRVIERERDLSSLELPADARTGTVLVEDLGNLVANELFSPEVRSCPTEEDAFFAAQRAADGVFHLAGQCAQLIAVTIESGLGAPAPSPETERYLQALGRAGCLVAARADEVHVCTAGIPVCIKGGTR
- a CDS encoding cobalt-precorrin 5A hydrolase, with amino-acid sequence MRKAAFVGFTRAGCDLARSLARAVEAQGVADEVSVSGPVRFAREAGVEPFESLAAWASERFRSCDALVFVSACGIAVRAIAPLVADKLTDPAVVVLDERGSFCIPLLSGHVGGANDLARFLAQETGGCAVVSTATDVNGVFAIDEWAAREGFSIMERARAKEVSAALLEGAPVGLSSAFPLIGDVPAGFSLADGAAADVGVRLDWHTGRRPFPRTLHLVPRCITLGVGCRRGVGAEVLRDQVEGVLSEARCPRAALSGIATIDVKRGEPAIDDLAARWGLDVAYFSADELRAVPGDFPSSEFVERAVGVGNVCERAATARGESLVLAKRAAQGCTVALGLARMTAAF